The Centroberyx gerrardi isolate f3 chromosome 13, fCenGer3.hap1.cur.20231027, whole genome shotgun sequence genome contains the following window.
CATAGACAAAATAATGGAGAGAAGGTTCCCATTTTCCACCTTATATAAATAGATGTCAGTCCttttttgcatcagttggcCTCTGTTGggatttcttccttttttatcAGTTTgtgactttctttttttctttatatccAATTAATTGCAAGGGCCATTCCAAAGACATAATGCATTGATTTTCTAAGGGAAAAACACTCACAAATTCTTAATGATTTTTGCTCAAAAGTAATTACTGTAAGTCACCTGTTCTTATTCCTATACCTATAATGGACTTATGCCCTTGTGATTTCTGCTCTTGTTTCCTGTGTCCCCCCTCTGTAGggctttgttctgtttttgtgaCTGGCTCTGTGCCCCCCCATGTCTCTGTATTTGCTGGATGTTGTTTTCAATTGTTGTATGTGTACaggctgtggaaacaaatttcctctaagaggacaataaagaatctatctatctatctatctatctatctatctatctatctatctatctatctatctatctatcaatctattcttcctattttttttgtatgtattctTAAGTAAAATTGCAATtgcattaaaatacatttctataTTCTTTGCAGCACTTTTGTAACTGTTGCTGGTAGTTGATTTAGTGTCAGTCTGTCATTCTCTTTCAGTTAGTTTTACTTCAAGTGTTACTTACTTCAAGGTCTAGTCAATTCAGACTTGAGgcttcacatactgtataggcAGTGACTTGTGACAGCATATTCCAGTATAGTGCCAGTGTCACAGCTCGGTTAAAGAGTACTGACCCAAAGGTGTTAGCCCTCCTATGGGGCAGATATAATCCACCTAAAGCAAACATACCTTTGACTGCTCTCTTTCACAGACTCTTAAGATGTAAATCTCTCTAATTCACATCTTTATTTGAGTGTGTGACAAGAGCATACATTAACATTTACAATAGACATAAATTATAGAGGAGAATGGACAAAGGGTGTTCACCTGTTTGCATAATGCAGGACTTGTGCTTTGGGAAACTGCTacgtctgaacacagtgtaccCAGGGGGAGTGGGGTGCTAAGCATACACACTTAACAGATACACCGCTTCAGAGGAAGTTTCTGACAGGACAAAGTATGTGAGCAGGTATAAAAAGGGGGAAAGTCTGTGATTACATCCCATTTATCGACAGGGAACCTGAAAGGTATGTACACTTGAAGCATTGCTTCTCTTTGGTAATGTTGGTCACATTTTATTGTGTTccttttttattgtcatttgtgttgtcttattcttttatttgtattttgtttgttttatagcATTTTCAATGctgtttgaaatgaaatattttttcaTGATAATCAATACAATTTCATTATTAGCTGGAATTTGAACTATTTCCCCTTTTATCTGCTATTcagtttgtgcgtgtgcatgctaATGAACTGTTGTTTTTGCTTAAAATTTCCATGACTCAAACTGAATTTCAAATCAGCTCTGAGGTACTCCCCTCATAGACTTTACAGTTGCATATCACACGGCAAAACACCATTCATATTGACATACCGCAAAGTCTGGAGTGGTGATAATACTCGCACATGTTGCCAAATCACTGCTTTTTCTCTCATGCCAGGTTGCAACACTGAACAGAACCATGAAGTTGTTGCTGTTGGCTTTGGCTGTTGCCCTCGTGTTTACAACTGGTGAGTCTGTCACTGATTCTCCAGTGAATAAACAGTAGCTGTTAACCCCTGGGCTGCTGTGCAACGGGagctctgctctctcctttAGTCGTCTGCATAGCAACTTACATCATCTCATCAGACCTGTGTCAAAAAGTCAAAGCCAGTTCTTTCCATTTTGCaacagatgggtggggtttactgcagtAGGAGAAGTCCCATgaagttgtcagtcacagaaaagtaaattaaactgactttcctgtgattgtctaaactttatGGCAAGCATTGTATTGTGTTATGTGGTTACACCCACCCATTCAACAcctaagtaggctaaaacaaaccataaagaTGTTTGTAAACACTATTTGTCCCAGGTTAGAATTTAACACAGTCTAACACTGGATATGCATTGGCTGTGTCAAAAGCTTATTACACATGCTACAACATTGAAACTGGGTGGTGGTCAAAATGTAATCAGATCCACTGAAgcatcaaagaaaaaaaacaacattgacCAGAATGATTGTCCCATATAATGCTGTTTTCGTTCTTAGGTGAAGCCTTGAACTGTCACCGCTGCGTCCCCAGAAGGGCTGGAGGAGCCTGTGAGTTAAGTGTAGAGACCTGCAAACCAGAGAGGGATGGGTGTGCTGCTGTGAAGTTCCTCAGAGAACCACGTGAGTTTCACAACATACTCTGTTGAAGTCAGGATGGATCAAAAATCTAAATATTGAACTCCAGTTTAGGTTTGCATTTTGGATTGAGTGAATTGACCCCAGCCTTGATGCACGAACCACAGCAAAGTATAAACATCATCTTGGCTGTGTATCATAGTGGCATTAAAGAAAAGTGCATTTAAGTAAAGCATTCTACTATTTTGCATGGACACCTAGTCCATAATGTGATAAAACCAAGATATACATTTTATCTTATGAGTGACTAATTTCCCCTGAAATCCTGAATATCACTGACAAAACACTATCAGGACAGCTAATATGGAAAGTCAACTGTTTCTGAATGATTAATCATGTATGCATGTTAAAAAATAGACAGGTTCTACCACAGCGAGAGGTCACTTGGAGATTGAAGAGAGCAGGTTTTTGCTAAAAGCCAACCcatttccttcttttctcctcttagATGGCCAATACCAGAAATGCATGGCTCTGTCAGACTGCCAGATGCTGCAGATGAACGCCTACATTGACATCAAGTGCTGTAATGATGACATGTgcaacacattttaaaatttgCTAGTATATGTGtttccctggataaaaaaaaaacagtttaaaaaagaatctgtgtgtgttcctaatGATCCGTAGTGATGTTTGGAAATGTGTTCTTACCGCCGACAAAAATCATGCATTGTCAGCCAATTACAGTGGGAGGAATAACACACACTCCAGCCCGCATTACATAACCACTTTTTGCTTTAATGATTACAATCAAAAACATTTGtacaacattttcaacattaGAAAATGGATGCAGATTTTTGGCTGACAGAAACTGCTATGAAAACAAACTGAGGGACAGAGGAGTGGGTATTGCGTGGAGATGAAGTAGAAAAAGAGCTGTATATTTGAGGGGCCAAACAGCTGGTGATGTATCAGAAGAAACGTCCGTGTTTACTTAGCCATTTTCCGAGCATATGCATGGTAGATAATGACATTTCTCTTATCTCTTGTTGTTTCGACAGAGAGGGGGTCGTAGCCTATATGGGAACTGCATAATGAGAAGCTAGGATGCATACAGCCACTAATATCTCTGGCCTTAGATGCTGTAGTCATCATTACCTAGcacgataaaacattttttctgaTACACCCGAATGAATTTCTGTGTTTTGCATCAGTGCCGAGCACAGAGATGGCGGAGGGGTGGATTGTGGGTAATATCATACAGGGAATCACCactcatcctttttttttatcaaacgaacagagaaaaacaaggatGACAAAAGGGAATAGGAAATACTGATAAATAACAGTGGAATCAGAGCCATAAATAGACAGTATTGGATATTTAGGACCCTGGGGGGGCGGTGGAGTCAGCTGAGGTGGAGGAGAACTGGCAGCTAGCCTTCAAGTAACGGGATATCCCAGTGCAGTGTCCTGTGTGTTGATTGGGCGGCTCTACATCATGGAGCAGGACGTCTTTCCTGGCTGCACGCCGCCGTCGATCTTCTCTGCCTCCAGGATCATCCTGCGGAAAACCTCCACGGccgtctgggggggggggggggggggggggcgaacgAACGACACACACAAGACGCTGTGAGACGGCTCAACGTTTCAGAAgatacacagaaacatacactaCACCCAGTGAGGCTACACCGTCTCTAGACACAACATGGAGACCGGATTGGGCTTACATGCATTCATATACAGTCATTCATGTTCAGTCACTCAAACGATAATCTTAACTTGCATTTAAACTAGATAGAtggattgatagatagatagatagatagatagatagatagatgaggAAGACTTTGTGAAATGATTAGCAGTATAGGATGCAGTACTGTATAGATAATAATACAATAGATAGATAAGCTATGATTCTTCTATGAtacttttgaaatgtcgcatGTGATCtaagtgtgtttccatcagctgggttgaagaaAACACATCCACCAGAACATGGAAAGAGTGTTTGAAGAATTGACAGGACTGGGCAAGTTGCTATCGTTCCTtcgtgtcagctaatgttggccatattttaTGCTGTCTGACGACGGAAATAAAGAAAATCTACAGTGCCATATGACATATCTTGGAGGTTGTGATTTATTCAACATATGCGTTTCCATTGATATTTATtggactattttttttatcaacagAAGTGAGCACAAATCTGATG
Protein-coding sequences here:
- the ly97.3 gene encoding uncharacterized protein ly97.3, with the protein product MKLLLLALAVALVFTTGEALNCHRCVPRRAGGACELSVETCKPERDGCAAVKFLREPHGQYQKCMALSDCQMLQMNAYIDIKCCNDDMCNTF